gGAATTATTCTTTAACTGCAGCAGCATTATTCACACTGAATAATTTTGGGTACATTTGCTAAGAACAATTGCTTTTAACAAACGATTGCCCAAGTAATGGTAGCTTCAACACCTACATAACCACACTTTGCTAAACGGGACAGTACCTGGTTGTCTTCTATTATTTCACACAGACGGAGCATACAGAACGAGGGATCATTCCTCTTTCTACGATCCCTCTAGATCATCCACATGAGTTCTCGGTCTTCTTTTGCTTAGTTTTCTCCAGCTTACCTCACATGATATCTAAAGCACTGAATCTGAAGATTAAGATGACCTAGGAAGAAGGTTGACTGAGTCTGGTGAACCATTTCTATGTATATTTGGCCATATTTTAATCATCATTATTCCCACTAACAAACACATGTTTCAATCCACTGGTAGTGTCCACTGGATTTTTCATTCAGGATGTCCCAGTAATTCAAGAGAATCGATGGAAATCGCTGCAATTTCAAGGGTCTGTGGAAGAAAAACggcccaaatcatgacagaccCTCAACCAAACTTGACCGGGGGCCATAATTTGCTTTTCCTTATCTTTATCACCGTCAACGTTAGCAGTGTGTTAATAAAAAGCTCCATATTAATCTAATCTGACTAAAGCACACAGTTCTAGTTAAATACCTAGTAGAGTTAAACAAATTCCCTGTTTATGTTTGGTGTCTGAATAGTGGCAGGAAATAGGGCCTCTGAGCTTCCTTTCACAGATGGTTTTGCATTGGAACGCCGCGACGTCCCTTACCGgtgctaagaagccttaaggtatcccacaatcctttgcgtgacatgacataAGCGcagcccacctcatggaaatcaacaaaaaaaaatgcatggagagaagagagcgggCAGTTTGTAGCTCATtctcagaaggctgtaggcctggatttgactagaatcaccAATGTTCATTTCTGTCACGtgatgacgtcggagttaaaggctgtccgaaatcagcacagcagtccgaagctccttccTCCCCACAATAGGGTTCTTAATATGGGTCTTAATCCTATCTAGCGGTTAGTGGCTAAAAAAAAGGATCCTTGGTGTCTTGTCATGCTTGTACCTCAGGGGAACACAATGTCGTCAATTACCAGGTAGAAAATCTTACACATCCTGAATCTtcaaaaactaattaaaaaaaaatgcttcagttacatttattttaaagcgaTTGTTAGGAACATCAACAACTGTACGAACACTGATTTTGTTAATTACTTTgtaacaatttttttccccctactcAATAAATGCTCTCGAACTAAAAAAGGTAgtacttttctacatttttctttgcaagaTAACGCTACAgcaatgtattcatttatttaaaagaccCTTTTacgagaaataaaaaaaagaaaagtggctTGCACTGTACGGTCAAAGTGAGGTTTCAGAGGAAGTATCGTATCCATGTTTGATCTAATATGAAAATGACACGCCTTTGCTCAGACATCCACTCCATTCAGCTCTAATGGATCAGCTAAATCACTTAGGGCCGTTAAAAGTGCCAGCATGCACATTTCAAAGGAGCATAATGTGTGGATAATCGTAGCTGGGGTTTCCTGGCTGAATCACATTAACAGCAAGTTAAGCTTCTCAAGGAGGAGCCGTCACTGTTACACCGAATTGTTGTGTTGAGGGCAATAACATAcagcttttaaagcaaagtGGACAACATTAAAGCTACAACTGAGCTAAAGTTCTGCATAAtttcaaagataaaacaaatttcCATCCCTTTATTTGACAACAGAATACATTTATGTTCCTTTATTTGTTGCATTGGGTTTTTCcccttcaaaaaaataaaataaaataaataatcaaccTATGCAACGATAAACATACCGGTGCTACGATCTTGCCAGTCTGTCCAACCTGCATGTCATTGGGGACAAAGCCAGCGTCCACTGCAGCTCTGGAAGCACCGACTGCaagcaaaaacaatatttacattttaatcagCGATCAGGTTTAAAATAGAAATGCAGCTATGACAAATGAACCGCCACGTCTCTCGTCATACCAGCAGCGTTCAATTTGTCAGCGAGGTCGTAAAGCAGCTTGAAGTTGTCTCCGCTCTTCAGGCCTCttcctaaaacaataaaagcacgCCGTCAGCTCCTCGGAGCGAGTTTTTACGGCCCCTCGCCGTCAGTGACGGGCCTCATTTTAAAGGGGCTTCAGACAAAGAGAGACAGTGGGGGCCATACCTCCCGACACCACAACCTTTGCGCTCGTCAGCTCTGGACGGTCGCTCTTCGTCAGGTTTTGTTCGAGCCACTCCGAAACTCCGGCAGGAGGAGCAGGGGCCACTGCGAATCAAGTATGAACGACAAGTATGAAGACGAGAAAAGCTCAACGCGGCTCGCTTCGTTTTCGTTTTTAACGTTCACTCAAACTGAGACGGACGAGTCTGTGAGACCTTCTTCTGACGTAGCACTTCCTCCCTCCACCGAAGCTGCTTCAAACGCCGTCCCTCTGACGGTGAAGACCTTGACTGGCTCGTTACATTTCACGGTGCTGAGGGCGTTTCCTGTAGCGGTCAAACATGTTTCACCTCAGAactaaatcagaaaacaaagccAAATCCACAAACCTATCCTAAGGCCTACTTTTAGACTCAACCAAAGCAGGTCAAAAcagattagggctgaacaattaatcgcattttcaatataatcgcaatttaaaaaaaaacgctatTTCCAAATCGCAAAgatctgcaatttttggctatttaacaattagtgaatcagacgcgtccattaggtgtcagtaaaatgtttaaagtgggtttggctccacatggaagggaagacagttgcggcagtgagataatctaacgttttaacttgttttagagtttatataatcatacatagcattaagttctggtcaatcagtttaatacatagactggtTAGTTGGTTTCAcgttatgttcaacaaggattgatgtccaaatcaattaaaagctgttctcttgaataatattctgatttataaaaacattaaaagttcttgttttaaatagtccttgtttacaaacatctttatctagaggccatttttgttgcttgtggttaatgcagaaaaaagtcaaaattgcaattttggttgaaatatattgcagGTAGAACGTGATCATTTCTGCTCCTAGTTGaaatgctgtgggtcttttagcaactaactTGCATggcaaggaaacaaattgatttgttgttttgtatatgttttaaaatacatgataaattaaactggggggggcacgcattaaatcgcaatattaagattaaaaaaaaaatcgcaattagattattttccaaaattgttcagccctaaaaCAGATTGTTCAAAATATTTGTTGTGATGTACTTAATGTTGCCATACCTGCATAAATAGTCCTAACAAAAGTATCTGGAGCTTTGATCTCAATAATATCTGAAACTGGGGCAACATCCAACTTGGCAGCGACTCTGGGAAGCAGATTCTATTAAAAACAGTGAGAGTAGGGATTTTAGGGGAATAAATGACTAGAGATGGATGCAGGGAATCCTGTTCACAGCAGGATTTTACCTTTCCAAAAGCAGAGGCACCGGCACAGATATGAGTAAAGCTGAACTGCTTCTGTGTTTCCAGGATAAGGGGCGTCAACTCctctgcagaaacagaaaagcatttAATCAGGTTGGAAGGCGACCTCTTGTAGTGCAGCCATTTAAACTCAACTATAGATCATTAAAGAATTTATGAACAACAattgcagaaagaaagaaacaaaccaAGAAAGATCAGAAATAAATGTAACGTGAATAACATGCCTGGCAAAGCGCCTTTGTAAGACTCGTGTTGAGCCACCAGAATCTTCTTTACGCCCTGTACTTTGCTTATTTCCTCCACaaccttaaaaagaaaaataaattattcatcgGGGTAACAGTCAAGAGCTTGCATTGGTGATGCTATAATTAGTGGTTTCTAACCTCCATAAATCCACCCAGCTTTCTAGACTTGGTTTACGTCCGATgaagagtcttttttttaatgaattatttaaaagttcatttatttcagagaCTCAGTTCACCACAATTTAGAGCTAAATTATGCCAAGACTGATGTTTGggcctttatttctgttgtgttcccagttatagctaatgaaaacactACAGATGAGAAGATTATGTCAGATCAATAACAACAAAAGATTTTGAAACAGAAAtttgggcttaatgaaaagtatgttaaGTACTTAAAGGTTGTCATTTTCAAAAGATACTTTTAATCCGACAGACGAGGCTCACTGGAGCATATTTTCTAATTTATaggatgtttttaaaatattgggACTTGGAGGCCGAGgaagatattttttataaatatgtagCAGAGTATCAAAAAACCTATTGTAATCTTactgtaatgtaatttttcaGTCGTGAGGGAAGCAACACCGTTGTTAAAAGGAGGTCAGACTGAACAGATAAACTAATAAGCTCATTGATAAAACATTTCACAACTGAAGCGTAACTAACAATTTGTGATGCTGATAAACTACGCGTTTTAGTTATTTCTTGAggtgtgacaaagcttctaccCCACTCCATCACCTGTAAACTAAGGTTGTAttttattaagcatttaaaataaaaaaggatattTAAATTGGTGcattttatataattatataaatgttaaaaatgcaTGTACAACTACTATGACCAGacttagatttttatttggcgGACATGATAAACTGCTTCATTCAGAATTCCTTACATGTTGGTTGAACACttatagacagaaaaaaaaaacttaggaATGTTAAGATCTTTACTAAGTTTCAGCAACACACTATTAACAGCAAAAAGGCTTCCCACCTTTGCACAGTTCGTTCCAGCAACCAGACACGACACGTCTCCCCCCAGTTTACCAGCAGCAGTGATGGCATTAAGAGTAATGGGGGTCAGCTTGTCATTGTTGTGCTCTGCGACGACCAAGGTGCTCTGAAACCTCTGGATGAGGCCAGTCTGTAGGAAAACACCTCGTAGTCAGTATGTGAGGAAACAGGCAATGACTTTCTTGCTCTACAAAGCTGACAAGGCGGAGGCAGATTAGGGGGGGCACCTTTCAGCTTTACAATATCTGCATGAAATAACTTATCCATTTGGTTTAGGTGACAAAGAGTTGGGCAATTTCTACATAAAAAGTAATTATGACTCAAAATATTTgcgcaagaaaaaaaaaacttgcagtatGTATCATGGGCTTTGTAAAATAGTCAAAATGTGTTAATGCCCAAATTCCTTGGCTCAACTATAGCACATGAACATATAAATGGCACCAAAGTGTTCccgaaaacacaaaaaaaaaaacaacacaaaagtaATTTGAATAATCAGTGAATGCACGTTCTAGCCATTTTAGGGCTAGGATGAAATGTCACAGCATTTTTAAGAGATTTTAAAGACCTAGAATTCAGATAACAGAATTTCAGACCATATAGGTTTGTTTGTGAATTTAATACAAGGCTGATGACCACATATAAGAATGCGTTACATTGTTTTAGCAGCATCACGACTTGTGTTTCTAATAAAAGCTGTTAGATCATGGTTAACATTTTTCCAATCCCGTGCCATGAGATTTTGTGGAAACTAGACTGTACAGTATAAACTAGTGAGAGGGGAAACTCCACACATGTAACCCTGTGACAGCAGGCGAACAACCTCTAAGACAAGCCACATCCAGCTGTGTCACAACAAAACAGGATAATACCAGCCGGATCTAGACCTGAGAGATGGGACGCATAACAGCAAAGGACGTTCAGATAGAGCAGAGCAAACAGGGGGCACATATAAATTTTATGATGGTGACAAAATGACAATAGAAATTCTTGATTCTTCGTCATACCTGATTCTTGGGAAAATGTCACATGCCCCCAGTTAAAAGCTAATAACTATCTATAGCAATAACAGCTTGATATTGTGATAAAAATGTAGTTccataaaaaaatgacaaattagGTGAacctaaatttaaaaaaagaatactaAAGAGGAACCTTATAGTTAATAATCAGTTTGTAAACAACACTGTAAACATAAGTATGTGGAAGAAGAGGGGAAAGTGCTGTTTAAGGGTGATTTGTTTACATTAGCTGTTAAGGTAATCGTTTTGGAGATAGACTTAAGAGCAGATAATATGCAAtgtaaaactgtgaaaaaaagttgaactacatcttttttttttattagtagcTTAGCCATGTTTGTCATTGG
This genomic stretch from Fundulus heteroclitus isolate FHET01 chromosome 2, MU-UCD_Fhet_4.1, whole genome shotgun sequence harbors:
- the etfa gene encoding electron transfer flavoprotein subunit alpha, mitochondrial; translation: MNRVLNKSSLRNLTGLIQRFQSTLVVAEHNNDKLTPITLNAITAAGKLGGDVSCLVAGTNCAKVVEEISKVQGVKKILVAQHESYKGALPEELTPLILETQKQFSFTHICAGASAFGKNLLPRVAAKLDVAPVSDIIEIKAPDTFVRTIYAGNALSTVKCNEPVKVFTVRGTAFEAASVEGGSATSEEVAPAPPAGVSEWLEQNLTKSDRPELTSAKVVVSGGRGLKSGDNFKLLYDLADKLNAAVGASRAAVDAGFVPNDMQVGQTGKIVAPELYIAVGISGAIQHLAGMKDSKTIVAINKDPEAPIFQVADYGLVADLFKAVPEMTEALSK